In Salisediminibacterium beveridgei, one DNA window encodes the following:
- the accD gene encoding acetyl-CoA carboxylase, carboxyltransferase subunit beta, whose product MIKGFFNKRKKYATIPSKKGRKEVPEGLMSKCPKCKTITYAKELRNQKYVCDHCDHHHRIGSADRIACTLDEGSFTPYDENMISKNPLQFPGYDEKSVSDREKSGLNEAVRTGSGTISGYPVMIAVMDAGFRMGSMGSVVGEKITRAVEKAIEEQVPFILFSASGGARMQEGVLSLMQMAKTSTALNQLREQGLLFISVMTDPTTGGVSASFSSLGDINLAEPGALIGFAGRRIIEQTIREKLPDDFQTAEFLMNHGQLDQVVHRKNMRETLATIVKLHQPYHGGDGHA is encoded by the coding sequence ATGATTAAGGGATTTTTCAATAAACGGAAAAAATATGCGACCATTCCGTCCAAAAAAGGACGGAAAGAAGTACCTGAGGGCTTGATGAGTAAATGCCCGAAATGCAAAACAATCACATACGCCAAGGAACTGCGTAATCAGAAATATGTCTGCGATCATTGTGATCACCATCATCGTATAGGCTCGGCAGACCGGATTGCCTGTACATTGGATGAAGGGTCGTTTACACCCTATGACGAAAACATGATTTCAAAAAACCCTCTGCAATTTCCAGGTTATGATGAAAAGTCGGTGTCAGACCGGGAAAAGAGTGGTTTGAACGAAGCTGTGCGAACCGGCAGCGGAACGATTTCCGGTTACCCGGTTATGATAGCAGTCATGGATGCAGGATTTCGAATGGGAAGCATGGGCTCGGTCGTCGGAGAAAAAATCACCCGTGCGGTTGAAAAAGCGATTGAAGAGCAGGTGCCATTCATTTTATTCTCTGCTTCAGGTGGGGCGAGGATGCAAGAAGGTGTTTTGAGCCTGATGCAGATGGCAAAGACCAGTACAGCCCTGAACCAGTTGAGAGAACAAGGGCTGCTCTTTATCAGCGTGATGACGGACCCGACAACGGGAGGCGTATCAGCGAGTTTTTCTTCTCTTGGAGACATCAACCTGGCTGAACCGGGTGCTTTGATCGGTTTTGCAGGGAGACGGATTATTGAACAGACGATTCGCGAAAAACTTCCGGATGATTTTCAGACAGCTGAATTTCTGATGAATCACGGGCAACTCGATCAGGTTGTTCACCGCAAAAACATGCGGGAAACATTGGCGACAATCGTGAAATTGCATCAACCGTATCATGGAGGTGACGGGCATGCCTGA
- the accA gene encoding acetyl-CoA carboxylase carboxyl transferase subunit alpha produces MPEELPFEKPIIELRNKIAELKSFKAEKEIDLSGEIKKLENRLVQLEEDIYGNMDPWDRVQIARLSQRPTTLDYIGYLFTDFLEFHGDRLYADDAAIVGGIASFDGQPVTVIGHQRGRDTKENVRRNFGMPHPEGYRKALRLMKQAEKFNRPIFCFIDTKGAFPGKAAEERGQSEAIARNLIEMASLKVPVISIVIGEGGSGGALALGVADRILMLENATYSVISPEGAATILWKDASKAKDAAETMKITAPDLAELGVIDEMISEIRGGAHRNIAAQVEYIRATLQRNLNELMKLDGESLVLERYKKFKKIGEYDHVNDVMTDTPDQ; encoded by the coding sequence ATGCCTGAAGAATTACCCTTTGAAAAACCGATCATTGAACTGCGAAATAAAATTGCAGAATTAAAAAGCTTCAAGGCGGAAAAAGAGATCGATTTGTCCGGAGAAATTAAAAAATTGGAAAATCGGCTCGTGCAGCTTGAAGAAGATATTTATGGAAACATGGACCCATGGGATCGTGTCCAGATTGCAAGACTGAGTCAACGACCGACGACGCTTGATTATATCGGTTACCTGTTTACGGATTTTCTCGAGTTTCACGGCGATCGTCTTTACGCTGATGATGCGGCGATTGTCGGCGGGATCGCGTCGTTTGACGGTCAGCCCGTAACGGTCATCGGTCATCAGCGAGGGCGGGACACGAAAGAAAATGTCCGCCGGAATTTTGGGATGCCCCACCCGGAAGGCTACCGCAAAGCCCTTCGTCTGATGAAGCAGGCGGAGAAATTCAACCGGCCAATCTTCTGTTTTATTGATACGAAAGGTGCATTTCCCGGAAAAGCGGCTGAAGAGCGTGGACAGAGTGAAGCGATCGCCAGAAATCTGATTGAGATGGCTTCACTGAAAGTGCCGGTTATTTCGATTGTGATCGGAGAAGGAGGAAGCGGAGGAGCCCTGGCCCTCGGCGTTGCCGACCGGATTCTGATGCTTGAAAATGCCACGTATTCCGTCATTTCTCCAGAGGGAGCGGCAACGATCCTTTGGAAAGACGCGTCAAAGGCGAAAGATGCAGCAGAGACGATGAAGATTACGGCACCGGATTTAGCTGAACTGGGTGTGATTGACGAAATGATTTCAGAAATCCGTGGTGGTGCACATCGGAATATCGCTGCTCAAGTGGAATATATCCGAGCCACACTTCAGCGAAACCTCAACGAATTAATGAAACTTGACGGGGAATCACTCGTTCTGGAACGGTACAAAAAATTTAAGAAAATCGGCGAGTATGACCATGTAAACGATGTCATGACTGATACACCTGATCAATGA
- a CDS encoding NAD(P)-dependent malic enzyme, whose protein sequence is MHKVHQGKIETTPKVAVRNAEDLSLAYSPGVAEPCKEIFEDPQTVYDYTVKGNMVGVVTDGSAVLGLGNIGPEASLPVMEGKAVLFKSFAGVDAFPICLNTNDVDEIVNTVKLMEPTFGGINLEDISAPRCFDIEERLKRELNIPVFHDDQHGTAIVTAAGLLNALKLSGKKMEEIKVVVNGAGAAGIAIIKLLMSMGCKSFILCDSKGAIFEGRPYGMNDLKDELASKTNLEKKEGKLGDVIKDTDVFVGVSVEGALTADMVKSMNDNPIIFAMANPIPEIMPEEAKAAGASVIGTGRSDFPNQVNNVLAFPGIFRGALDVNATHINEEMKVAAVKAIAGLVGHDEFHADYVIPGPFDKRVAPAVAKAVAMAAMETGVARRKVDPDAVERKTYKLTMIEEE, encoded by the coding sequence ATGCACAAAGTGCATCAGGGTAAAATTGAAACCACACCAAAAGTTGCTGTCAGGAATGCTGAAGATTTATCATTGGCTTATTCACCGGGGGTCGCGGAACCGTGTAAAGAGATTTTTGAGGATCCGCAAACCGTTTATGATTACACGGTGAAAGGGAATATGGTAGGCGTTGTGACAGATGGTTCGGCTGTTCTTGGACTCGGGAATATCGGGCCGGAAGCTTCATTGCCGGTCATGGAAGGGAAGGCCGTACTGTTTAAATCTTTTGCAGGTGTGGATGCCTTTCCGATTTGCCTGAATACCAACGATGTGGATGAAATCGTGAACACAGTGAAATTGATGGAGCCCACTTTCGGCGGGATCAATCTGGAAGACATTTCTGCACCCCGCTGCTTCGACATTGAGGAACGATTAAAAAGAGAATTGAATATTCCGGTCTTTCACGATGACCAGCACGGTACCGCGATCGTTACGGCTGCCGGACTGTTGAATGCCCTGAAGCTATCTGGCAAAAAAATGGAAGAAATCAAAGTGGTTGTCAATGGTGCAGGAGCGGCAGGAATTGCCATCATCAAACTGTTGATGAGTATGGGCTGTAAATCCTTTATTCTTTGTGATTCCAAAGGAGCCATCTTTGAAGGCAGACCATACGGCATGAATGATTTGAAAGATGAGCTTGCCTCTAAGACGAACCTCGAAAAGAAAGAAGGGAAATTGGGGGATGTCATAAAAGATACAGACGTGTTTGTCGGGGTGTCGGTAGAAGGAGCATTGACGGCAGACATGGTTAAGAGCATGAATGACAATCCGATCATTTTTGCGATGGCCAATCCAATACCGGAAATCATGCCTGAAGAAGCAAAAGCTGCAGGGGCAAGTGTCATTGGTACGGGTCGGTCGGATTTCCCGAATCAGGTGAATAATGTTCTTGCTTTTCCCGGAATATTCCGGGGAGCCCTTGACGTGAATGCCACGCATATCAATGAAGAAATGAAAGTGGCAGCGGTCAAAGCCATTGCCGGTCTCGTTGGTCATGACGAGTTTCATGCGGACTACGTGATCCCCGGGCCATTCGATAAACGGGTGGCACCAGCAGTTGCAAAAGCTGTCGCCATGGCTGCGATGGAAACGGGTGTTGCAAGACGAAAAGTTGACCCGGATGCAGTGGAGCGGAAAACCTACAAACTGACGATGATCGAAGAGGAATAG
- the pyk gene encoding pyruvate kinase: MITRKTKIVCTIGPASESPEMLTSLIDAGMNVARLNFSHGDFDEHGARIKSIREASEKAGESVAILLDTKGPEIRTQTLEGGFADLEKGKTVRVSMKEVVGNADKISVTYPGLINDVHVGSFLLLDDGLIELKVTAIEEDELVTEVVNSGTLKNKKGVNVPNVSVNLPGITEKDANDIIFGIEQDVDFIAASFVRRASDVHEIRELLEKHNATHIQIIPKIENQEGVDNIDEILEASDGLMVARGDLGVEIPAEDVPLVQKELIKKCNQMGKPVITATQMLDSMQRNPRPTRAEASDVANAIFDGTDAIMLSGETAAGDYPRESVQTMANIAFKTESALKYREILRKKSKEIENTVTDAISQSVSHTALNLGAAAIVTATQSGHTARMISKYRPEAPIIAVTSSARVNRAMALVWGVYARTGSQVDSTDEMLRLSVDEAKKSGYVNNGDLVVITAGVPVGESGTTNLMKVQLVGEVAARGQGIGRRAKAGRVVVAKTGQEAVKKMKQGDVLITSSTDKDMMEAFEKAAAVVTESGGLTSHAAVVGLNLGIPVIVGVDQATALFNDGDEVTVDAQQGKIYKGQASIL; encoded by the coding sequence ATGATTACTAGAAAGACGAAAATTGTTTGTACCATCGGACCTGCCAGTGAATCGCCGGAAATGTTGACCAGCCTGATTGATGCTGGAATGAACGTGGCACGGCTGAACTTTTCCCACGGAGATTTTGACGAGCACGGTGCCCGTATCAAATCGATTCGGGAAGCTTCTGAAAAGGCTGGCGAGAGCGTAGCGATTCTTCTCGACACAAAAGGTCCTGAAATCCGCACACAAACCCTCGAAGGTGGTTTTGCGGATCTTGAAAAAGGAAAAACCGTCCGTGTATCGATGAAAGAAGTTGTCGGCAATGCTGATAAGATCTCTGTGACGTACCCGGGACTTATCAATGATGTCCATGTTGGATCATTCCTGCTTCTTGATGATGGATTGATTGAATTGAAAGTAACCGCGATCGAAGAAGATGAACTTGTTACCGAAGTGGTAAACTCCGGTACACTGAAGAATAAAAAAGGTGTCAATGTTCCGAATGTCAGTGTCAATCTTCCTGGTATCACAGAAAAAGATGCGAATGATATCATTTTCGGGATTGAGCAGGACGTTGATTTCATTGCTGCATCATTTGTTCGCCGTGCGTCGGACGTTCACGAAATCCGCGAACTGCTTGAAAAGCATAATGCGACACACATTCAGATCATTCCAAAGATCGAAAACCAGGAAGGCGTGGACAATATTGATGAGATCCTCGAAGCTTCCGATGGTTTGATGGTTGCTCGTGGTGACCTTGGTGTCGAAATTCCGGCAGAAGACGTACCACTCGTTCAAAAGGAACTGATCAAAAAATGCAATCAGATGGGTAAACCCGTCATCACGGCGACGCAGATGCTTGATTCCATGCAGCGTAATCCTCGCCCAACCCGAGCGGAAGCGAGTGACGTGGCAAATGCGATTTTCGACGGAACAGATGCGATCATGCTCTCCGGAGAAACTGCAGCCGGTGATTACCCGCGTGAATCGGTCCAGACGATGGCAAACATCGCGTTCAAAACAGAATCTGCACTGAAATATCGTGAGATTCTCCGTAAGAAGTCTAAGGAAATCGAAAATACAGTCACCGATGCGATCAGTCAGTCTGTTTCTCATACAGCGCTGAACCTGGGTGCGGCTGCGATCGTCACTGCGACACAAAGTGGCCACACGGCGCGGATGATCTCAAAATACCGTCCGGAAGCACCGATTATTGCTGTCACAAGCAGTGCTCGTGTAAACCGTGCAATGGCTCTTGTATGGGGCGTATATGCCCGTACAGGTTCGCAGGTGGATTCAACGGATGAAATGCTTCGCTTATCGGTCGATGAAGCGAAGAAATCCGGATATGTGAATAATGGTGATCTCGTCGTGATTACAGCAGGTGTACCAGTGGGTGAATCCGGTACGACCAACCTGATGAAAGTGCAACTCGTCGGTGAAGTGGCAGCGCGTGGACAGGGTATTGGCCGCCGCGCGAAAGCAGGCCGTGTCGTTGTTGCAAAGACAGGTCAGGAAGCAGTCAAAAAGATGAAGCAAGGTGACGTGCTGATTACATCTTCCACGGATAAAGACATGATGGAGGCGTTTGAAAAAGCAGCCG
- the pfkA gene encoding 6-phosphofructokinase: MKRIAVLTSGGDSPGMNAAIRAVVRKAIYHGVEVYGVYYGFQGLIDGDIKKLELGSVGDIIHRGGTILYTARCEEFKTKEGQFKGIDQLKKFGIEGLVVIGGDGSFQGAKKLTEHGFPAIGVPGTIDNDIPGTDFTIGFDTALNTVIDAIDKIRDTATSHERTYVVEVMGRDAGDLALWAGLADGAETIMIPEVDDKMEDIVARLKRGHERGKKHSIIVVAEGAGSAVEIGKEIEEQTKYETRVTVLGHIQRGGSPTGRDRVLASRLGARAVELLLEGEAGKVVGIERNEIVHHDIQDALSKKPSFDHDIYKLSKELSI, translated from the coding sequence ATGAAGCGAATTGCTGTTTTGACCAGTGGAGGTGATTCACCGGGGATGAACGCTGCGATTCGGGCGGTTGTCCGAAAAGCGATTTATCACGGTGTTGAAGTATATGGTGTCTATTACGGATTCCAGGGGCTGATTGATGGAGATATCAAAAAGCTTGAGTTGGGTTCTGTAGGGGACATCATCCATCGTGGCGGTACGATTCTGTACACCGCCCGCTGTGAAGAATTCAAAACGAAAGAAGGACAGTTCAAAGGGATCGATCAGTTGAAAAAGTTTGGTATTGAAGGACTGGTAGTCATCGGTGGAGACGGTTCTTTCCAGGGTGCGAAGAAACTGACGGAACATGGTTTTCCGGCTATCGGTGTACCTGGAACCATTGATAATGACATTCCGGGAACGGATTTCACCATCGGTTTCGATACGGCGCTGAATACCGTCATCGATGCCATTGACAAAATCCGTGATACCGCCACTTCTCATGAACGCACGTATGTTGTGGAAGTCATGGGTCGTGACGCCGGAGACCTGGCTTTATGGGCCGGTTTGGCTGACGGAGCGGAGACCATCATGATTCCGGAAGTGGATGATAAGATGGAAGACATCGTCGCCCGTTTAAAGCGGGGGCATGAACGCGGCAAAAAACACAGTATCATCGTCGTTGCCGAAGGTGCCGGCTCCGCGGTCGAGATCGGGAAAGAAATTGAGGAACAAACCAAATACGAAACGCGTGTGACGGTTTTGGGTCATATTCAACGCGGCGGCTCTCCAACAGGGCGTGACCGGGTTCTGGCCAGCCGATTGGGTGCCCGTGCTGTTGAGCTTCTGCTTGAAGGTGAGGCAGGTAAGGTCGTCGGGATCGAGCGAAATGAAATCGTTCATCACGATATCCAGGACGCACTTTCAAAGAAACCATCGTTCGATCACGACATCTATAAGCTGTCCAAGGAACTGTCCATTTAA
- a CDS encoding FadR/GntR family transcriptional regulator — translation MDKVYMNILKAIDEIIEEDGLIAGDKLPSERELAERLDAGRSSVREAFRALELLDLIETRKGEGTFVKQPGSHRLAELLAGFFLREPKARQDLSETRRIIEAEAVRLACERHEAWQLVKLKELIEEARNGSEEGDVPVEEDYAFHKMLVQSGNNQLMLNIWRPLVAYSKAALKSSLEREGRIEKALREHELIVEAIEKRDADAAVSALLEHLENSEF, via the coding sequence ATGGATAAAGTCTATATGAATATCCTTAAAGCCATCGATGAGATAATCGAAGAAGATGGCTTGATCGCAGGAGACAAGTTGCCCTCAGAGCGGGAACTGGCCGAGCGGCTGGATGCCGGGCGTTCCTCCGTCAGAGAAGCGTTCCGTGCCCTCGAACTTCTTGATTTAATCGAGACGAGGAAAGGGGAAGGCACTTTTGTCAAACAGCCCGGGAGTCACAGGTTGGCCGAACTGCTGGCCGGTTTTTTCCTCCGGGAACCAAAAGCAAGACAGGACCTTTCAGAGACACGACGGATCATTGAGGCAGAAGCGGTCAGATTAGCCTGTGAGCGGCATGAAGCCTGGCAACTGGTGAAGCTGAAGGAATTAATTGAAGAAGCCAGGAATGGTTCAGAAGAAGGAGACGTCCCGGTAGAGGAGGATTATGCTTTTCATAAGATGCTCGTCCAATCCGGGAACAATCAGCTGATGCTGAATATCTGGCGCCCTCTGGTGGCTTACAGTAAAGCGGCATTGAAATCTTCTCTGGAGAGAGAAGGAAGAATTGAGAAAGCCCTCAGGGAGCATGAGTTGATTGTTGAGGCAATCGAGAAACGGGATGCAGATGCAGCGGTGAGTGCACTGCTTGAACATCTTGAGAACAGTGAATTTTAG